GCGCGGGGTGCTCGACTTCAGCTCCTTCCGCCACTTTACCACGTTTTTGGTGCCCTCCAGCACCTTGTCGAGCTTGCCGCCCACCCGGTACTGCTGGTACACGTCCTGGGTGGTGCCGTCGAGGGAGATAATCAGCCGGTCGAGCCCCGACTCCACCGTGCGGCGGGCATTCTGGTCGTTGAGGTAGTGGGCGTTGGTGCTGGTAGCGGTGTAGATGCCTTTGTCGGCGGCGTACTTCACCAAGTCCAGGAAGTTGGGGTGCAGGTACGGCTCGCCCTGGAAGTAGAAAATCAGGTACCACAGGCGCTTATGCAGCTCGTCGATGGTGCGCTTGAACAGCGCGTCGGGCAGCATGCCGGTGGGGCGCGTGAAGCTGCGCAGGCCGCTGGGGCACTCCGGGCAGCGCAGGTTGCAGCTGGTGGTGGGCTCAAAGCTCAGGGCCAGCGGCAGGCCCCAGTGCCGGGCCTTGCCCGTGAGCTTGCTCAGGGCGTAGCCGCCCACCACCTGCGCCGTATTCAGGGCCCGGCGCGGGGTGAGCTTGGAAAGGAAATTCAGACCGTCGGTGAGAGTGGATGCCATGCGCGGTAAAGGTCGGCAACAGCAGCCGAAGTGCGGCAAGTAACTCCGGCGCGGGCAAAAGAGTTTGGCCGCCAACCGGTATTCGTCGGGCCGGAAAGGCAAAACGCCTCCCGGAGTTTCTCCGGAAGGCGTTTTAAAGACTGATGAGAAGGGCGCCGGGCGTTACTTGCCGGCCGAGGCCGGTAGCGTGCTGCTGTAGGTCGAGGCCTTGCCAAACGACTCCTTGATTTCGTCGACGGCGGCGCGGCTGCTCAGGCGCTTTGGCTTGGTATTGAGGAAGGTACCATCCTCGGCCAGCAGGAAATAGGCCGGCACGTCCTGGATGGCGTAGGCCCGGGCAATGGCGGAGCGCATGCCGCCCGTGGCCCGCACGTGCACGCCCGGCAGCTTCTTGCCGATAACCAGCTGCTTCCAGGCCGGCTCGTTTTCGTCGAGGGCCACGTTGAGAAACACGATGTTCTTGCCGTCAAACTTTTTCGCCAGGTCGGCCGCGTAGGGCAGGTCGCGCAGGCACAGGCCGCTGGTGGTGCGCCAGAAGTTGATGTACACCAGCTTGCCGGCAAACTGCCGCAGCGTCACACTGTCGCCGGTGGCCGACACGAGCTTGAACGCCGGGGCCGGGGCGCCGATGGCAAAGGCCTTGTGGGTTTCGAAGTCGTGCTGCAGCACGGGGTAAAACTGGTTTTGGGCGTCGATGCTGCGGTAGTTCTCCAGCATGGCCGCCGACTGCTTCACGTGGCCAAAGCGGAACGACTCCTGCAACACCCGCCCCATGATGATGGCCCGCACCGGGTCGGCCAGCTGCTTCTTGGCCATGTCGTAGCACACCTGGTAGAAGTCCGGGTCGGAGCGCTGGTGGTTGCTGGCAACGGCCAGGTAGTGAATATAGTTGATCAGGAACTCTTGGTACTGCTCGTTCTGCAGCGCGCCGGGGTTGTTCACCAGGGCCTTGTCGTTGAGGAATTCGTAGTAGGTCGGCGTCATCTTCAGCCGGCCCTCGGTAGCTACCACCTGCTCCCGCAGATCCTGGAAGGTAAGCCGGTCGTTGGCGTAGCTGTACTCGATTTCGGCCTTGGCATACTCCTTAAAGGCGGGGCTCAGCGGGTTGTCCTGGGCGTAGTTCTCGAGAAACTTCTTTTCCTCCTTGCGGCGGTAGTCCAGAAACGACAGGAACGGGGCCTCGTAGAGGTTGATGTTGTCGGGCAGCACCTGAAAACCGTCGTTTTCCACAAACCGCTCATCCAGCTCGGCCAGGTAGGTATTGGCCTCAGCCCCCTTGCCCTTGAAGCTGACCGACGAGGACATGTCCTTGCCCTTGAAGCGGATTTCCATGGCGTTGCCGGGCTCCAGAAACAGGCTGGCCACGTCGTCGCCGTACACCAGGTCGGCCTTGGTGGGGCCGTTTACCGTCAGGGCCAGCCGAAACTCCCCGCGGTTGTCCACCCGGGCGTAGGTAATCTGCTCCTTGGGGTCCAGCGGACTTTCGCGCACGGACACGGCCACCGTGTCGTTGGTCTTGCTACTGATTTTGCCGGTCAGCGTCACGGTGCCCTGCGCCCGGCCCACCAGGGGCAACGCAAGCAGCGCCGCGGCGAGCAAGCCAGTTTTATAGAAGCGGAAAGAATATGCCATCGGTAGGGGGGGGTATCAAGGGCTAGTCATGCAAAGAATTAGCTTTAACCCAGCCGGCGTTGGTAAAAACCGTGCAACCATAGGTTTTCGCGGGAAAAGCCAATTCTTATACCGAAGATACGGCATTCAGGTTGAGAAAGTCCAATCCAGATTTTGGCTTTTTTCGTAGCGCACCTTCAGAGCCAACGTTTTGAAGGTTTTACCCGAATAATCCGCTCAGGACTTCATCCAGGCGGCCTACCGGTTGAGCTCTGATTCCGTAGCGGGCCAGATCCAGGCCCCGGGCGTTGAACTGGGAGATGTACATTTCCCGGAAGCCCAGCTTCTCGGCTTCCGACAGGCGCTGATCCAGCCGGCTCACCGCCCGGATTTCCCCGCTCAACCCCACTTCGGCCGCCAGACACACGTTGCCCGGAATCGGCAAGTCGTTCAAGGACGACACCACGGCCGCGCACACGGCTACGTCCAGGGCCGGGTCGTCGAGGCGCAGGCCGCCGGCAATATTGAGGAATACGTCGTGCTGGCCCAGGCGCAGGCCGCTGCGCTTTTCGAGCACGGCCAGCAGCATGTTCAGGCGCTTGGCGTCGAAGCCGGTGGCCGAGCGCTGGGGCGTGCCGTAGGTGGCGGGCGTCACGAGGGCCTGCACTTCCACCAGCAGCGGCCGGTTGCCTTCCAGGGTGGCCCCGATGGCCATGCCGCTCAGGCTTTCGGTGCGCTGGCTGAGCAGAATTTCCGACGGGTTGCTCACCTGCCGCAGGCCCGTGCCCTGCATTTCGTAGATGCCCAGCTCCGAGGTGCTGCCGAAGCGGTTCTTGGTGGTGCGCAGAATCCGGTAGGAGAGGTGCCGGTCGCCCTCAAACTGCAGCACGGTGTCGACCATGTGCTCCAGAATCTTGGGGCCGGCAATGGAGCCGTCTTTGGTGATGTGGCCGATGAGCAGCACCGGCACGCCGGTTTCCTTGGCGTACTTCAGCAGCTCGGCGGTGCACTCGCGCACCTGGCTCACCGAGCCCGCCCCCGACTCGACCAGCCCCGAGTGCAGGGTCTGGATGGAGTCGACGATGACCACGTTGGGCTGGAGCTGATCAATCTGCTTAAAGATGTTCTGGGTGTTGGTTTCGGTCAGGATGTAGCACTGCGGGTGCTGGGGCCCGAGCCGCTCGGCCCGCATCTTGATCTGCTGCTCACTTTCCTCGCCCGAGATGTAGAGCACCTTCATCTGCCGCAGGCTCATGGCAATCTGCAGCATCAGCGTGCTTTTGCCGATGCCCGGCTCGCCGCCGATGAGCACCAGGGAACCGGGCACGAGGCCGCCGCCCAGCACGCGGTTCAGCTCCCCGTCGTTGGTGTCGAAGCGCGACTCCTCCTCGTAGTGAATCTCGCCGATGGGCCGGGGCTTGGTCACGGTTTTGCCGCCGGGGCTCGACGTGGGCGGCTTCCAGGAGCCGGCCGCCTGGGTGTCTTCCTTCTGGATGACCTCCTCCACGTAGGTGTTCCACTCGCCGCAGCTGGGGCAGCGCCCGATCCACTTGGCCGATTGGGCCCCGCAGTTCTGACAGAAATAAAGAGTCTTGAGTTTGGCCATGAAGAAGAAGCGGAAGGGTAAACTAAAGAAATGCGGGGCGCGGCTAAATAGTTTGGCAAGAACGGAGTTTTTAGCCGGCTTTCCCGTCCTGGCCGGCGGGGGCGGCCGACGCAACGGCACCGTGCCCAATGCCTCCCGCCCCGCGGGCGTTTCGCTGTGCGCTTGGCTACCGGCGGGCGGCCAAACCCGGGGCCCATCCAGGTGGTTTCTCCTATATTCCCTCCCGCTAACGACCCGCTGCCATGCCTGCTGCCCTCACCCCGGCCGACCTTCTGGTCATTCCGATTTTCAACGACCTGCCGCCCGACACGCTGGCCTGGCTGCTGGCGCACGGCGAGCGGCGCGAGGTAGCCGACGGCGAAGCCGTGGTGCAGCCCGGCGACGTGGCCGAGTACATGATGGCCGTGCTGCAGGGCGGCATCCAGTTCTACTCGGTGCTGAACGGCAACCGGGAGCCCCGCTTCCGCATCGACGCGGGCAGCGTGAGCGGGGTGCTGCCCTACTCCCGCCTGCGCACCATCAGCGGCTATGGCCTGGCGGTGGGCCCCACGGTGCTGTACTTGCTGCACCGCGACCTGTTTCCCCAGCTCGAACAGGCCAGCCCCGAGCTGGTGCAGCGCCTGGTGAGCCTGATGAGCGACCGGGCCCGCGACGAGGCCCGCGCCCAGGAGCGCGACGAAAAGCTGCGGGCCCTAGGCAAGCTCTCGGCCGGTCTGGCCCACGAGCTCAACAACCCCGCCGCCGCCATTGCCCGCGGGGCCGAAGCCCTGCGCGAGCGGGCTGCCGCCAAGCCCGGCCTGCTCGTCGACCTGGTGCGGCACTGCCCCTCGCCCGCCGCCTTGCAGGCGCTTACGGCCCTGTCGGTGCCGGGCCAGTCGCCCACGGGCCTGCTGTCGGCACTGGCCTGCGCCGACCGGGAAGACGAAATAGCCGACTGGCTGGAAGCCCAGGGCGTGCCCGACGGCTACCGCCTCGCCGCCGGCCTGATGGAGGCGGGCCTGACCCTGGAGCAGCTCCGGCCCGTGGGCGCGGCCCTGCCCCCGGCCGCTTTGCCCGCCGCCTTTGCCTGGCTGGAAGGCCAGCTCACCATGCTGCGCCTGATTCACGACGTGCAGGAAAGCGGCTCCCGCATCAGCACGCTGGTCCAGAACGTGAAAACCTACTCCCACATGGACCGGGGCGGCGACTACGCCCAGCTGGACGTAAAAGCCGGGCTGGAAAGCACCCTGAACATGCTCAGCTACGCGCTGCGGGCCAAGAACATCCGCCTCGTGCGCGACTACGCCCCCCAGCTGCCCGCCATTCATGGGCAGGTCAGCAGCCTCAACCAGGTCTGGACCAACCTGCTCGACAATGCCATCGACGTGCTGCCCAGCGGCGGGGAAATCACGCTGCGCACCGCCGTGGAAGGTGATTTCGTGCGGGTCTTCGTCATCGACAACGGCCCCGGCATCGCGCCCGAGGTGCTGCCCCGTATCTTCGAGCCCTTCTACACCACCAAGCAGGCCGGCGAGGGCACCGGCCTCGGTCTCGACATTGCCCAGCGCATCGTGCGCAACCACGGCGGCCGCCTGGAGGTCCACTCCCAGCCCGGCCGCACCGAGTTCTGCGTGTGGCTGCCCAGCGGTGAAGTGGTGAGATAGTGAATGAGTGAAGGTGTATCATTGCTTCGCTCTGCTCGCAATGACACGATGTCTTAATAGTAATTTCCCGATAGGCCCCGTTCAGCATAAGTCCAGAATGGGTAAAGGGTGCCTATACAGTGCCTATACGGAAGCTATACGGGAGCCTTTCTTCCGAATTAGCTTGCGCAACAGGCTAGAAATAAAACAAAAACAAGAAAGCCACCGGCACTTCAAGTAGCCGCCCTACCATGGAAAAGAAACCTATTCTCCTTGCCGTCGATGACGACTTGCAGGTACTCGGGGCCATCGACCGGGATTTGCGCAGCGAGTTCCGGCGCGACTACCGGGTGCTGCGGGCGTCGTCGGGGGCTGAGGCCTTGGCTACCCTGCGCGAGCTGAAAGCCCGGGAAGAGCCCCTGGCCCTGATCCTGGCCGACCAGCGCATGCCCGAAATGGAAGGCGTGGAGCTGCTGGAAAAGGCCCGTAGCATCTACCCCGACGCCAAGCGGGTGCTGCTCACGGCCTACGCCGATACCGAAGCCGCCATCCGGGCCATCAACAACGCCCGCCTCGACCATTACCTGATGAAGCCCTGGGACCCGCCCCAGGAGCTGCTCTACCCCACCCTCCACGACTTGCTGGCCGCCTGGCAGGCCCAGTACAGGCCCCGGTTTCAGGGCCTGCGCCTCATCGGCTTTCAATGGTCGCCGCTTTCCCACGAGCTCAAGGATTTCCTGGCCGGCTACATGGCCGCCTACCAGTGGCTCGATTTCGAAGCCAACCCCGAAGCCCAGATATTACTGAGCACGACCAGCTTCACGTCCGCCGACTTGCCCGTCGTGGTGTTCGAGGACGGCACGGCCCTCTCGCGCCCGGCCCGCGCCGACGTGGCCGCCCACATGGGCCTGGCCGCCACCGCTTCCCAAGATCTGTACGATGTCGTCGTCGTGGGCGCCGGCCCGTCGGGGCTGGCCTCGGCCGTGTACGGC
This window of the Hymenobacter aquaticus genome carries:
- a CDS encoding SPASM domain-containing protein; protein product: MASTLTDGLNFLSKLTPRRALNTAQVVGGYALSKLTGKARHWGLPLALSFEPTTSCNLRCPECPSGLRSFTRPTGMLPDALFKRTIDELHKRLWYLIFYFQGEPYLHPNFLDLVKYAADKGIYTATSTNAHYLNDQNARRTVESGLDRLIISLDGTTQDVYQQYRVGGKLDKVLEGTKNVVKWRKELKSSTPRIIFQFLVVRPNEHQIEDAKQLAKDLGVDDVWFKTAQIYDYQQGSPLIPTIDYYSRYENNNGTWSIKNKLVNHCWKMWHSCVITWDGLVVPCCFDKDAEYRQGDLKTETFRQLWHGPKYQRFRASLLKGRDQIDMCRNCTEGTKVWG
- a CDS encoding TlpA family protein disulfide reductase, encoding MAYSFRFYKTGLLAAALLALPLVGRAQGTVTLTGKISSKTNDTVAVSVRESPLDPKEQITYARVDNRGEFRLALTVNGPTKADLVYGDDVASLFLEPGNAMEIRFKGKDMSSSVSFKGKGAEANTYLAELDERFVENDGFQVLPDNINLYEAPFLSFLDYRRKEEKKFLENYAQDNPLSPAFKEYAKAEIEYSYANDRLTFQDLREQVVATEGRLKMTPTYYEFLNDKALVNNPGALQNEQYQEFLINYIHYLAVASNHQRSDPDFYQVCYDMAKKQLADPVRAIIMGRVLQESFRFGHVKQSAAMLENYRSIDAQNQFYPVLQHDFETHKAFAIGAPAPAFKLVSATGDSVTLRQFAGKLVYINFWRTTSGLCLRDLPYAADLAKKFDGKNIVFLNVALDENEPAWKQLVIGKKLPGVHVRATGGMRSAIARAYAIQDVPAYFLLAEDGTFLNTKPKRLSSRAAVDEIKESFGKASTYSSTLPASAGK
- the radA gene encoding DNA repair protein RadA; the encoded protein is MAKLKTLYFCQNCGAQSAKWIGRCPSCGEWNTYVEEVIQKEDTQAAGSWKPPTSSPGGKTVTKPRPIGEIHYEEESRFDTNDGELNRVLGGGLVPGSLVLIGGEPGIGKSTLMLQIAMSLRQMKVLYISGEESEQQIKMRAERLGPQHPQCYILTETNTQNIFKQIDQLQPNVVIVDSIQTLHSGLVESGAGSVSQVRECTAELLKYAKETGVPVLLIGHITKDGSIAGPKILEHMVDTVLQFEGDRHLSYRILRTTKNRFGSTSELGIYEMQGTGLRQVSNPSEILLSQRTESLSGMAIGATLEGNRPLLVEVQALVTPATYGTPQRSATGFDAKRLNMLLAVLEKRSGLRLGQHDVFLNIAGGLRLDDPALDVAVCAAVVSSLNDLPIPGNVCLAAEVGLSGEIRAVSRLDQRLSEAEKLGFREMYISQFNARGLDLARYGIRAQPVGRLDEVLSGLFG
- a CDS encoding sensor histidine kinase — translated: MPAALTPADLLVIPIFNDLPPDTLAWLLAHGERREVADGEAVVQPGDVAEYMMAVLQGGIQFYSVLNGNREPRFRIDAGSVSGVLPYSRLRTISGYGLAVGPTVLYLLHRDLFPQLEQASPELVQRLVSLMSDRARDEARAQERDEKLRALGKLSAGLAHELNNPAAAIARGAEALRERAAAKPGLLVDLVRHCPSPAALQALTALSVPGQSPTGLLSALACADREDEIADWLEAQGVPDGYRLAAGLMEAGLTLEQLRPVGAALPPAALPAAFAWLEGQLTMLRLIHDVQESGSRISTLVQNVKTYSHMDRGGDYAQLDVKAGLESTLNMLSYALRAKNIRLVRDYAPQLPAIHGQVSSLNQVWTNLLDNAIDVLPSGGEITLRTAVEGDFVRVFVIDNGPGIAPEVLPRIFEPFYTTKQAGEGTGLGLDIAQRIVRNHGGRLEVHSQPGRTEFCVWLPSGEVVR